A stretch of the Nicotiana tabacum cultivar K326 chromosome 6, ASM71507v2, whole genome shotgun sequence genome encodes the following:
- the LOC107820840 gene encoding protein cornichon homolog 1, producing MAWEPILWLIFLVINISLISLIIYQIVCLTDLEADYMNPYESSSRINSVVLKEYILHGVFCILFLITGHWFIFLLMLLPAYYNARKFLNRQHLIDVTEVFRFIESEKKNRIFKLGFYLVLFVLVLVSLVLSFINALVDEDDAIDFGSLPLPSFF from the exons atggcttggGAACCCATTCTTTGGCTGATATTTTTAGTCATTAATATTTCCCTCATCTCATTAATCATCTATCAG ATTGTGTGTTTAACAGATTTGGAAGCTGATTATATGAACCCTTACGAGTCTTCATCTCGTATCAACTCTGTGGTCCTTAAAGAGTATATTTTACATGGTGTATTTTGCATCCTATTCCTTATCACAGGGCATTGGTTTATCTTCCTGCTAATGCTTCTTCCTGCTTACTATAATGCCAGAAA ATTCTTAAACCGGCAGCATCTTATTGACGTGACTGAAGTTTTTAGGTTCATCGAGTCTGAGAAGAAGAATCGGATATTCAAGCTGGGTTTCTACTTGGTCCTCTTTGTTCTAGTGCTTGTCAG TCTGGTCCTATCTTTTATCAACGCTCTAGTCGATGAAGATGATGCTATCGATTTCGGTTCCTTACCACTGCCCAGTTTCTTTTGA
- the LOC107820843 gene encoding OVARIAN TUMOR DOMAIN-containing deubiquitinating enzyme 4 produces the protein MTSRFCNIVLQAPANSLRFCISTKPTKLHYSTISTAKSNCFSSSINFEGSHKRCVGSSISKLKSSCHSLTLKTAVNPRYTWKACCDISLRSQNVNMRLSVPTQSKIPKNKRKLGHISGQRHHTSAGLFIGLLVCYSASEPVHAESSAENRGNNCASSTTGYSHGKKVYTDYSVIGIPGDGRCLFRSVAHGACLRSGKPPPDENLQRQLADELRASVADEFIKRREETEWFIEGDFDTYVARIRKSHVWGGEPELLMASHVLQMPITVYMYDQDACGLISIAEYGEEYGKDNPIKVLYHGFGHYDALHIPGKKGPRSKL, from the exons ATGACAAGTCGCTTCTGTAATATAGTTTTGCAAGCACCAGCCAACTCTTTGCGTTTTTGTATCTCAACCAAGCCTACAAAACTCCATTACTCTACTATTTCTACGGCCAAGTCAAATTGTTTCTCATCTTCAATTAACTTTGAGGGATCCCATAAAAGATGTGTTGGGTCTAGTATCTCCAAGCTGAAGAGCAGTTGCCACTCGTTAACACTTAAAACTGCAGTTAATCCCAGATATACCTGGAAGGCGTGCTGTGATATTTCTCTTCGGTCCcaaaatgtgaatatgaggctTTCCGTGCCCACTCAGTCAAAGATTCCAAAAAACAAACGAAAACTTGGGCATATTTCTGGACAGAGACATCATACATCTGCTGGCTTATTTATTGGCTTGTTGGTCTGCTACTCAGCCTCAGAACCGGTACATGCGGAATCATCAGCAGAAAATAGGGGAAATAACTGTGCTTCCTCAACCACTGGCTATTCACATGGAAAGAAGGTCTATACTGACTACTCCGTAATTG GTATACCTGGAGATGGAAGATGTTTATTTCGTTCTGTTGCTCATGGTGCTTGTTTAAGGTCAGGGAAGCCCCCTCCTGATGAGAACCTACAGAGGCAATTGGCGGATGAATTGCGGGCCAGT GTGGCAGATGAATTTATAAAGAGACGAGAAGAGACAGAATG GTTCATCGAAGGTGATTTTGACACATATGTTGCCCGGATAAGGAAGTCTCATGTGTGGGGAGGTGAACCAGAACTCTTGATGGCTTCTCATGTTCTCCA GATGCCAATTACTGTTTACATGTATGACCAAGACGCATGTGGCCTGATTTCTATTGCTGAATACGGGGAAGAATATGGCAAGGACAATCCTATTAAGGTTCTGTATCACGGGTTCGGTCATTATGATGCATTGCACATTCCTGGGAAGAAAGGTCCAAGATCAAAACTTTAA
- the LOC107820841 gene encoding uncharacterized protein LOC107820841 isoform X3, producing the protein MSFKLAKNAVSHTNIQSCFPKQDLKGQTVAIVGLGKSGTAATKLALARGASVLAIDQNENLRPIFKQNVCLDEHNADLKTVFGNFDNEILKEADIVVVSPGVPLEKYGLFSMLCSGKQVLSELDFAAQVIPSCTKILAVTGTNGKSTVATFAGQMLNCLGFETFVGGNLGVPLSEAAFQCLTWSHQRPLQVAVVEVSSYQLEIPPKYFCPSVAVILNLTPDHLERHQTMRNYAATKCRIFSHMRGQKIGILPLGNQYLDEAIMDHANGVNLAWIGARPGVSVDVEAKIADLKLPTIRCISQLKLGELKAVGNHNYTNAAVAALSVIGLDIEIDANALSSTISKLRTLPHRMQVVRVDNDEITWVDDSKATNVEATYSGLIGFEQKSVLLLGGLAKEVKTKASNGFEQLVEPLQHHRAVITEQ; encoded by the exons ATGAGCTTCAAACTCGCCAAGAATGCTGTCTCACATACAAATATTCAATCTTGCTTTCCTAAACAAGACCTTAAAGGTCAAACAGTTGCT ATAGTTGGTCTTGGAAAATCAGGAACAGCTGCTACTAAGCTTGCTCTTGCTAGGGGTGCTTCAGTTTTGGCCATTgatcaaaatgagaatttgagaccAATCTTTAAG CAAAATGTCTGCTTGGATGAGCATAATGCTGATTTGAAGACAGTTTTTGGTAATTTTGATAATGAGATTCTGAAAGAGGCAGATATAGTAGTTGTTTCTCCTGGAGTTCCGCTGGAAAAGTATGGACTTTTCTCCATGTTATGTTCG GGGAAGCAAGTACTCTCCGAGTTGGATTTTGCTGCGCAAGTTATTCCCAGTTGTACTAAGATTTTAGCTGTGACAGGAACTAATGGAAAATCTACTGTTGCCACATTTGCAGGACAG ATGCTTAACTGTTTGGGTTTCGAGACATTCGTTGGCGGTAACCTTGGAGTTCCACTTTCAGAAGCTGCTTTTCAGTGCTTAACTTGGTCTCACCAAAGACCTTTACAG GTTGCTGTTGTGGAGGTCAGTAGTTATCAGTTAGAAATCCCACCCAAATACTTCTGTCCTTCA GTTGCTGTGATCCTTAATCTTACTCCTGATCATCTCGAAAGGCACCAAACTATGAGGAACTATGCTGCAACCAAGTGCCGAATTTTTTCGCACATGAGAGGACAGAAAATTGGTATCCTTCCTCTTG GAAACCAGTATCTTGATGAAGCAATTATGGATCATGCAAATGGCGTTAATCTTGCTTGGATTGGAGCTCGCCCTGGTGTCAGT GTTGATGTGGAGGCCAAGATTGCTGACTTAAAGCTTCCTACAATAAGATGTATTTCACAACTAAAATTAGGTGAGCTGAAGGCAGTTGGGAATCACAATTACACTAATGCTGCAGTGGCTGCATTATCAGTTATTGGGTTGGATATTGAGATTGATGCTAACGCTTTAAGTTCAACAATTTCCAAATTGCGAACTCTGCCTCATCGAATGCAAGTTG TTCGTGTTGACAACGATGAAATAACTTGGGTTGATGACAGCAAGGCAACAAATGTTGAAGCAACATATTCTGGATTGATTGGCTTTGAACAGAAATCGGTGCTTCTACTTGGTGGTCTTGCAAAG GAGGTGAAGACAAAAGCTTCTAATGGATTTGAGCAGCTGGTAGAACCTCTTCAACACCATAGGGCTGTAATCACT GAGCAATGA
- the LOC107820841 gene encoding uncharacterized protein LOC107820841 isoform X1 — protein sequence MSFKLAKNAVSHTNIQSCFPKQDLKGQTVAIVGLGKSGTAATKLALARGASVLAIDQNENLRPIFKQNVCLDEHNADLKTVFGNFDNEILKEADIVVVSPGVPLEKYGLFSMLCSGKQVLSELDFAAQVIPSCTKILAVTGTNGKSTVATFAGQMLNCLGFETFVGGNLGVPLSEAAFQCLTWSHQRPLQVAVVEVSSYQLEIPPKYFCPSVAVILNLTPDHLERHQTMRNYAATKCRIFSHMRGQKIGILPLGNQYLDEAIMDHANGVNLAWIGARPGVSVDVEAKIADLKLPTIRCISQLKLGELKAVGNHNYTNAAVAALSVIGLDIEIDANALSSTISKLRTLPHRMQVVRVDNDEITWVDDSKATNVEATYSGLIGFEQKSVLLLGGLAKEVKTKASNGFEQLVEPLQHHRAVITFGFSGAMIQKTLCANGLTIPCLNAKSLKNAVSLARSIAQRGDAIVLSPGCASFDEFRNFEHRGRTFQEFAISLE from the exons ATGAGCTTCAAACTCGCCAAGAATGCTGTCTCACATACAAATATTCAATCTTGCTTTCCTAAACAAGACCTTAAAGGTCAAACAGTTGCT ATAGTTGGTCTTGGAAAATCAGGAACAGCTGCTACTAAGCTTGCTCTTGCTAGGGGTGCTTCAGTTTTGGCCATTgatcaaaatgagaatttgagaccAATCTTTAAG CAAAATGTCTGCTTGGATGAGCATAATGCTGATTTGAAGACAGTTTTTGGTAATTTTGATAATGAGATTCTGAAAGAGGCAGATATAGTAGTTGTTTCTCCTGGAGTTCCGCTGGAAAAGTATGGACTTTTCTCCATGTTATGTTCG GGGAAGCAAGTACTCTCCGAGTTGGATTTTGCTGCGCAAGTTATTCCCAGTTGTACTAAGATTTTAGCTGTGACAGGAACTAATGGAAAATCTACTGTTGCCACATTTGCAGGACAG ATGCTTAACTGTTTGGGTTTCGAGACATTCGTTGGCGGTAACCTTGGAGTTCCACTTTCAGAAGCTGCTTTTCAGTGCTTAACTTGGTCTCACCAAAGACCTTTACAG GTTGCTGTTGTGGAGGTCAGTAGTTATCAGTTAGAAATCCCACCCAAATACTTCTGTCCTTCA GTTGCTGTGATCCTTAATCTTACTCCTGATCATCTCGAAAGGCACCAAACTATGAGGAACTATGCTGCAACCAAGTGCCGAATTTTTTCGCACATGAGAGGACAGAAAATTGGTATCCTTCCTCTTG GAAACCAGTATCTTGATGAAGCAATTATGGATCATGCAAATGGCGTTAATCTTGCTTGGATTGGAGCTCGCCCTGGTGTCAGT GTTGATGTGGAGGCCAAGATTGCTGACTTAAAGCTTCCTACAATAAGATGTATTTCACAACTAAAATTAGGTGAGCTGAAGGCAGTTGGGAATCACAATTACACTAATGCTGCAGTGGCTGCATTATCAGTTATTGGGTTGGATATTGAGATTGATGCTAACGCTTTAAGTTCAACAATTTCCAAATTGCGAACTCTGCCTCATCGAATGCAAGTTG TTCGTGTTGACAACGATGAAATAACTTGGGTTGATGACAGCAAGGCAACAAATGTTGAAGCAACATATTCTGGATTGATTGGCTTTGAACAGAAATCGGTGCTTCTACTTGGTGGTCTTGCAAAG GAGGTGAAGACAAAAGCTTCTAATGGATTTGAGCAGCTGGTAGAACCTCTTCAACACCATAGGGCTGTAATCACT TTTGGATTTTCAGGAGCAATGATTCAGAAGACACTCTGTGCTAACGGTCTTACAATCCCATGTTTGAATGCTAAAAGTCTCAAGAATGCTGTGAGCTTGGCAAGGAGTATAGCACAACGTG GGGATGCCATTGTACTGAGTCCTGGTTGTGCTAGCTTTGACGAGTTCAGAAATTTTGAACACCGAGGAAGGACCTTTCAGGAGTTTGCTATCTCATTAGAGTGA
- the LOC107820841 gene encoding uncharacterized protein LOC107820841 isoform X2, whose translation MSFKLAKNAVSHTNIQSCFPKQDLKGQTVAIVGLGKSGTAATKLALARGASVLAIDQNENLRPIFKQNVCLDEHNADLKTVFGNFDNEILKEADIVVVSPGVPLEKYGLFSMLCSGKQVLSELDFAAQVIPSCTKILAVTGTNGKSTVATFAGQMLNCLGFETFVGGNLGVPLSEAAFQCLTWSHQRPLQVAVVEVSSYQLEIPPKYFCPSVAVILNLTPDHLERHQTMRNYAATKCRIFSHMRGQKIGILPLGNQYLDEAIMDHANGVNLAWIGARPGVSVDVEAKIADLKLPTIRCISQLKLGELKAVGNHNYTNAAVAALSVIGLDIEIDANALSSTISKLRTLPHRMQVVRVDNDEITWVDDSKATNVEATYSGLIGFEQKSVLLLGGLAKEVKTKASNGFEQLVEPLQHHRAVITVCDSCCSFGMKSADALCFKASLLTFCF comes from the exons ATGAGCTTCAAACTCGCCAAGAATGCTGTCTCACATACAAATATTCAATCTTGCTTTCCTAAACAAGACCTTAAAGGTCAAACAGTTGCT ATAGTTGGTCTTGGAAAATCAGGAACAGCTGCTACTAAGCTTGCTCTTGCTAGGGGTGCTTCAGTTTTGGCCATTgatcaaaatgagaatttgagaccAATCTTTAAG CAAAATGTCTGCTTGGATGAGCATAATGCTGATTTGAAGACAGTTTTTGGTAATTTTGATAATGAGATTCTGAAAGAGGCAGATATAGTAGTTGTTTCTCCTGGAGTTCCGCTGGAAAAGTATGGACTTTTCTCCATGTTATGTTCG GGGAAGCAAGTACTCTCCGAGTTGGATTTTGCTGCGCAAGTTATTCCCAGTTGTACTAAGATTTTAGCTGTGACAGGAACTAATGGAAAATCTACTGTTGCCACATTTGCAGGACAG ATGCTTAACTGTTTGGGTTTCGAGACATTCGTTGGCGGTAACCTTGGAGTTCCACTTTCAGAAGCTGCTTTTCAGTGCTTAACTTGGTCTCACCAAAGACCTTTACAG GTTGCTGTTGTGGAGGTCAGTAGTTATCAGTTAGAAATCCCACCCAAATACTTCTGTCCTTCA GTTGCTGTGATCCTTAATCTTACTCCTGATCATCTCGAAAGGCACCAAACTATGAGGAACTATGCTGCAACCAAGTGCCGAATTTTTTCGCACATGAGAGGACAGAAAATTGGTATCCTTCCTCTTG GAAACCAGTATCTTGATGAAGCAATTATGGATCATGCAAATGGCGTTAATCTTGCTTGGATTGGAGCTCGCCCTGGTGTCAGT GTTGATGTGGAGGCCAAGATTGCTGACTTAAAGCTTCCTACAATAAGATGTATTTCACAACTAAAATTAGGTGAGCTGAAGGCAGTTGGGAATCACAATTACACTAATGCTGCAGTGGCTGCATTATCAGTTATTGGGTTGGATATTGAGATTGATGCTAACGCTTTAAGTTCAACAATTTCCAAATTGCGAACTCTGCCTCATCGAATGCAAGTTG TTCGTGTTGACAACGATGAAATAACTTGGGTTGATGACAGCAAGGCAACAAATGTTGAAGCAACATATTCTGGATTGATTGGCTTTGAACAGAAATCGGTGCTTCTACTTGGTGGTCTTGCAAAG GAGGTGAAGACAAAAGCTTCTAATGGATTTGAGCAGCTGGTAGAACCTCTTCAACACCATAGGGCTGTAATCACTGTATGTGACAGTTGTTGTAGCTTCGGGATGAAATCAGCGGATGCTTTGTGCTTCAAGGCATCACTATTAACTTTTTGCTTTTGA